Genomic window (Macrobrachium rosenbergii isolate ZJJX-2024 chromosome 48, ASM4041242v1, whole genome shotgun sequence):
GATTGCTAGGGCGTGGCCAGGAGAAGAATTGAGCGCTGccagatctatttatccttttaaatctcaccctcgaggttaatcccttgtttatggcttAGCCTGAGAtttgtcatttactgtacttcatttttaaagaaacagcaatgaataaattttggtttttcttgatttttctttctttggatgCTTTTTGGAAATAACAATCATAGTTCTTAAAACAATTCCATACtgtgtttaatgcattaacacttAAAATATGCGTGGATGGTTTGGTTGGAATAGCTTTTCAGGCCATTTGATTTGTCCAAATTccattttagcagttatttattaGTTAAGTGACTGTATTTTTTCAATTCCTCTGCAggttaaatattcataattttggataggaaaataatttaccattaattacaggGGGCCCctttattactttaaaatgaagTACTTTACTACATTATCAACAGCCTGGGAGTGAAGGTGTTGGAGGTGGAAGATTTATTCAGCTTTGGTTATCCCCAGTGCTATCTATGCTGTCCAATGAcactggctgcttgaggtgaccaTCGTTGTTGTTTTTGATCGAACTGGCCTTTTAAATGTCCTTGCTGACCACAGGTCAGCGGAGCTTTGGCAGTAGTGGTAAAAAATGATACCATATCTCtttgttttgatgaaaataaattagacTTGTACTGAAAATatgtgaagtcaaatatgtttcgatatgaataaaaattttttttttaattttacttcagcAAGCTCTAAGaaggcaaaacttttaatcataatgAGATGTTTGACAATGCACGAATTCCTTACTCGCCCCAACTTAGTGCTCTTTGAGTGCTTGAAAGACTATAATTATTTCATGCAGTTTTGGACTAGTTGACAGCTGTAAAATAGTTTACAGCTGTAAAATAGTTTACAGCTTTAAAATACTTTCTTATACCTTTGGCATTTGAAATGACTGTGAGAGGATGCGATAATACCCCTTTtcttataaatgaatattatatccTTTTTATTACACTAAAATCATTAATTCCAACACCTGAAAAACACAAACATCCACAACTAACAAACAACAGATGTTCATACCTGAGTAAAATATCCACACAATCAAAGCTTTTGGCACGAATAATTCCTGCTGCACCTCGTGGGCCATACCTGGGATACGAAAAATAAACACTACATCATTCAAGAAAGACTTTGCTCCTGAATGgagaatcactaaaaaaaaatatattgggcAACCTCCTTTTAAcagaacaaaaatcaaaagtaaaaatcaaacaTCTTGATGAAGCAGTCAAGGATCTACAAAATAATCACAAAAGAAGGCATCACTGATCAAGGATCAAATAAGTAAAGAAGGCATCACTGATCTCGTAAGTCATTCACTAACCATTTTGTCTCTTGATTGTTCATAATCTTGAGTTTATTTAGAGATCACTAGGTATTTGGGGCACCTAGCACAATTACATGTGACTATTGTTCTGTCTATAATACTGTACCATACATATCTGTGTAGTACTGGGCAACTTGTACTACTCTctttaatctataaaaaaaactatgaacaCACTGAAAATTTCTGAACACCTGTAAAACAttccaatatgaaaaaaaaaaataaatgaaactcaaACTAAATACagtctgaaagaaagaaaactactttgcaattcctgaacaacaacaaaaaatgcagaCTACAGCTAGTCTTTCCAGCTCATGAATAGTATTACTATAGTATTTTTGGCAGTTGGGCTATTGGTAGATAAATTTAATGATATTAACACCATTTACAGCTACATGAATCCAATACGATAAAggaattgttgaaaaaaaaaaggattatctTAAACACATGCGAGGTATGCTAAGTTTGATTCCCTTTCTACAAGTGAAAAAAAGTACACTAAAACCCCTTAAATATGCTGTCCTATACCAGTTATCCTCAGAGGGACATATTCAAGAAACCACTCTTATACAATATACACTGTACTCTCCTGTACAACTAAAACTACAGATACAAACAAAATACTATAGATggttagtgaaaacacaaaagcaataaaaagttaGACTATGTACCTGGAGTAGAGAAAAGGTTGTGGATGGAAgagagacaacaggccatgaAGAAGCTCCTCCACAGGTCCTGAAGGTGGGGGTGCAACATACTTGGAACTGTAACAGTATCAAATTCAAATTCACTAAGAAATTGagacagtcaaaaaaaaaaaaactagtacagTAACCCTCCAGCTCATCAAACTTCTTTATATACCAGCTACATTACAGGTATGATGGTTTTTCACTAGGCTACCTTTTTTGGAAGTGATGAGTTTTGCAGATAAATGCTGGATCTTCAGTTGGATGATATGTGTAAAATAGAGTCTGGCTTATTCCATAAAATATGTGGAATTACTATTACCTTTAGGATTCTGAGAATGTTTACAATTTAGGCTATACAGTACTATGGGATCTTTGTTGTTTATCAGAGGGCCAGACCCACTGTGAAGCACCTATTAAGATGAAGGGCCActttttaatactaaaaataaaatttttcccacAAATGCTGTCAAGGGGCAATCCTCATATATTTAGCATCCTCTCAATATTCTGTAACATACAAAACATTGTTTTACACATGCCATGGCTATTAACAAACGGTGGTTTGGTGTAATGCTGCCTTTATATCTAACCCTCCTTCCTGTATCTTAAAGAATGTCAAAACTATCTTAATCTACTTTTTAGCCTTTAAACATATATCTGGACTTGTGCctcatttttaatttatcctcCTAACACACTCCAGCTTATCATACATACTGTTGTTCTAGTGAAGGcttcatatgtattatataaaactaaGGAGCTTGTCTTACCATATGTGACTAGAGTACCGTGATTACCTATCCTGGTCAGTTGAGAAAGAACAATCTACaaggatttttaataatttcctatGGGTACTGAATAGCATACAGTACATTTCATGATGTCAGTAAAGCCTCCCTACTCTCAGGAATGGCTCTTCTTTACATTAGCACTCTAAAAATAGTTTAAACTATTTCATATGTTTACTATTCTTTCTATGCCATAgcaacatttttgtaaaaattcagGTTTGTACATTATGCATGAACAATTTAGTGCTATGTAAATTTGTCAGGCACTAATAAAAGTTATAAGCTTACACTTTTGccattaaaatgaattttgctCACAAAGTGGATAAATGATTGATTTAAGATAATTACTAAATGCAATCCAGCACCAGATTGTCCCACACTAATAATTCaaattcagtttcttcttcttgacCGCTGTGATTGCAGTATTGCTGGCTCTGATTTTAGCATTTATGATGTTTTGTGACTTTAAAATTTGCTGGTTATGTCATGCCCATCTGCCACTAACTTTTCACATACTACTATAATacagcatttttaaaattcaaaataggtCTGCCCATTTGTGAATGAAGGCAAAACGCATGAATTTTCATGCAAACTAGTGACATCACTGAATGAAACATGCCAAAGTAAATTTCACACAAGTGGCTAGTTTAATCCcgccccaaaaaaagaaaatagaatcaaTGCACAAATGTATTGCAGTTATAAATTACAGTACCTGTACATAACTTCCTGTGATGTATCATCTGGTAAAATCCTCCAAACAAATGCTGGATCTTTGGATACCGCACTTGGTGGAAGCAAAGGGGCAAAATACTGATGATGAACCCATTTCCATGAAACAGATGCACTCTTCCAATTTAATATTCCATGTAAACTTGTTCTGGATTcctgaaaatatcaaacatttcAAACTTCCCAgttaatttctttaaatgaatGATGAACGGATTGGCAAGAATGCCCTTtggataataaatatatttattcaccaTCTAGAGCAATGTATTGCACATTTACAAGTcacagaaatcattaaaaaaatatcaactcaATATCCTACTTTGCTATCTACAAAGCTTGAAAAAGCTTTGGGATCCAGAGGTACGAAGTGTGTTTTCAAGGTGACTACATTAGATATATTAGCATGACTAGAAATACCAATCTGAGGTTCATACGGATGATCTTGAAACCAAAGACATACAATGCCTACAGCTACACCTGAAAAAGCACAATCAACATTGCTGTAACAGGACCTgcaccaacaataaaataaatatatacaataatagtaCCTGTATACACAAGCAATTTGGGTATATGcacataaaatttatacatattttatacactAAAAGCAAGATATACAAAAATGCGATTCAACACAGCGTTTTACGTTTAAACCTAAATTCATTTGGTCTTCTTTTTAGTGCATACTATCAAGAGTGGGAGAAATACGTACTGAGAACTGCAAGGAAGGCCTGATTCCTCACTACACCCCTTGGGGCTTCTCTACATTCTTTCTGGCTTCCTCCTACTTTCACATCCTGATGTGCTGCACCACtgattttagtttcattttcactcTTATCTTCTTCGCTTGCATCATCTTTGCTATTCAACTGggaaatgttcattattatttactcatgatttttatgggttttttatctgaaaaaaaaaagtatggtacATCTATTAGTTCAGTTCAACATTCAGTAGTGTACAGTACACTATATGTCATTAGATATACAGTACCATACTGCAACTTATGGTAAAAATGAATGCCTAAAAATCTGTCCAACTTTTTACATGGACTAAGGTCTTACCACTGTCCaccatacataaatgcatgtttACCTACCATAAAGAACTAAATTTATGAAAACACTTGCTTTATAGCATTAGTAATAACATGAAAAGGTAAATAGTCGTTATTAATGCTGCTATATTCACAATTACATTCACATTATACAAACATTCTTGTGGATCACAACAAAAGAGTTAAAATTATCTAGAGATTAGAATTATTGCATgcagaatgagaaaaaatggttcaaatacagtacagtatagtacaaaagaaagtaaaaacatgCGATAAAACATGTTCCTCTCCGGCAATTTAATCCTTGTCTTTGGCATACAAAAGGTTACATGTTCCTCTCCGGCAATTTAATCCTTGTCTTTGGCATACAAAAGGTTACCTATGTCCAACGTTTGAAATAAAAGCATCACTTCTGTACCTGTCTCACTTAGGGAAACTCAGAATTTGTCCAAATACTAAATGACATCATCATTGAAGTTTAAAACTGGATAGGCTGAAATTTTTGAAGACTGACAAAACTTCAATGGACTCATATCCAATATTTGTCATTTGCTGTTGCCTGTAATTTGGGTATTCACAGaaaatatagtatatgtattgaattttcttgttaatgttgTACAGCAATCTCAACAGTTAAGAGTTTGATTAATACTAAGACTTCACTGCTTAGTCAATGTTACATCATGCTCATGTTTCATGATTTTGAATATTGTATTTGAAGGTAACTTAGTGTTACCTTTTACTCTGTGAATTCTTAACCCTAGTTATGAGTTTTGGATGTTTTCAAAAGTTAATGTAACTCATGACCACTAGGTGCAGCTGTGCATGAGGGAACCTAAAACCTCCACTAATCAAGCTTAATGTAAGGGTAAACTTATATAAATTTGGTAAGGAACCTTTACACCCCCATTCAGGTAGGCCATGGTGCCATAGGTGAGGTTAGGCAGGTAAAGTTGTCTGTGGAAAAGCAGGTCTTCATCAGGAAGGAAATGGCTTCCTAGGAGGAGTTAGGTTAGGCTGCATTAGTCAAGACAGTCCTAGCCTCACTGGGGTTAGGTTATGGTTTATCCATTTCCAGGGGCACTTTGCCATCATTTTAATGGTGAATTCCTTATCCTGACTGCTaacatatacatgaaaatatattacctataCTTCTTACATTTGTCAAACTGTTGTTACTTATACCTGTTTTCCCCTCATCTAAACATCTTGGTTTCTGGTGGTAGTCTTTAGAAGTTTGTCCCAGCAAAGATAGTGACAAACTGGCTAGGCTATAACAAATAAATTTGTTGGTTAATGTTGGAAGGTTCTGTCATATTTTCAAGCACCAGTACTTATTTTGGTCAGTCATTTTGGTCAAATTTTCAGGTTCTCACATGTTCTGCATCTTATAGCCTACAACCTTTTCTATGTTGTTCGGTCAAGAAGCTTCATTAACAAAGAATATCTGTCCGGAGCTCTTCCTTAAAATTACCGCAACTGGATACACAGTctgaaaaattaatgaggctAACTATACTTGCTAAGCGGTAAGCCTGAGTGATTATCTGCAAAATATGACATAaatactgttaattttatttggtatttctgAGCAAGAGCACCACATGgaatattaccttggaaatttattttttctatacttttaatGTTGCTGatggaggtggtgttgtttattgtcggtcaactATTATTAACCTAATATCTACCCAAAATGGTTAGGGACCCTTGGGAACGTGGGGTTTTGGAAACGTTGGGAGAAAGAACAGACTGCCATGTTGTTATTGAACAGTTCCGCGCATGTGCAAGTCACCAGGGAGCCAGAAGAAGGGACTGGCTGAGGAAACCTTTAATagaaggaaccatactaacctaacgtaccctaacctaacctaacaggcCGTGTTACATGGTCGGAGTTTCCTTCACCGgaccccctggtgaaggaaaatccactttttaccaaaagctctcctataacactgcgcatgagCGACAGCATTCCAGAATGGCGGggtacaacttctgaggttaattacagaataacagtaaattcttaataGGCAACCAAAACACTattggaaaaatcaatttcctaaGTAATACCCGATGCGGAGCTCTTGCTTTGTTCTACCATTTCTTTCAAGTGTTTTTCCTAAACTATTAACATAAAATGTGGCAGCGAGTTATAACCCTATAAGGGAGAATCACGAGCCGAGGTACCGTATCATGCTATGACAGATATCAGGGTTGGATAGGTCCCGTCTAACCAATCATCGAGATAGGCCTGGTGAAAAACCAAAGctgcaaaaaaatattatgacctcaattataaaatattaattactggAAACAccaaaatcctttattttttttttacataaatgcaaaatttcaCGTATGGGTAGTTTCCTCAGCCTCGTCAGTTATTTGTTCAAACAGTCACTGACATTCAACACATAACCTTGTCTCATAAAATAGCACGCAGAAGTGGCTCAAATACCTATATTTCaaaatcacttttatattttGGTAACACAAAAGACAATATAACACCTACAAAACACACTGTACACAAGGGTACGTGACGAATTTAACAGTATCAGTTTCGAGATGGATGACGTTGCATGTTCATAATGAGTCTAATATAAATCGAAGTTTTCAAGCATAGACTATGTTATTCTACCTATTTAaactatattaatattatattaagtaACTAATTACGTCTTATCTATGCAAATTCTTTCATTAAAATGTCTCAGTCCTCATACAAAAGTGGATGACATCCAAACAGCAAGAGTGGCAATACTACAAGGAGCGCCAAGAACCGTAAGAAAAGTCACACAATCATCCTTTTGTTTtgacaaaaacgagagagagagagagagagagagagagagagagagagagagagagagagagagagagagagagagagagagagagagattctctggtTAGACAAAGACTATTCAATGACCTCTATTACTGTTCACTGGTTATTTCTAAATGTACATAAATGTTTTCGTAAAAGTATGCGCCAACAAGATGGTTCTGGCCTTCTGTAAAGTATTAGATACTGTAATGTAGAGCATATCCTGTATATAAACCTCAAATTGGTTCCTCCTTTATTCAAACGCCGAGTTTTCAGACACTTAAGACCTTTGCAGAACTGTCAACAAATTCGATTACCCGTCTCATATTCAAGCACAGCATTTCAATTTCGCGTAAATGAAGAGGGTTGAGCTTACGGATATCATCTGTGCAGTTGAAATCACGCATTAAAACGCACTGACTTATCCTATTATATGTTAAAGCGTGCGAAGCAGTCACTGAGGATGGAGTACCTTAGTAACAtacttaaacctctctctctctctctctctctctctctctctctctctctctctcagcataatgGATTCTAAATCAGACGTCTCCTTAACAATAATCTGAAAGGAGACTTGCTAGTATCTTTGCAGAGTCAAAACGCTCAAGAGTTACAAGCTTGGTTTACCATGACGAGCATTTAATATCAAGGAAGTTTTATTCTGAATAACCACTACATATGCAATTAGGCTTCATGAGAAGTATGAATGAAATGGCTAAGCTTGCAAGAACTATAGAAAAACATTACTCACTTTGCACTAAATGCTTCTCGTTCCTCGTTACATTTTACATTCTTGTGTGAACCACCATATTAAACTTGAATTCTAACCCTGTCAGAACGTAGCAAAAGTTAGCAAATCctaaatttaactgaaaaattatattttcaatatcaatATGACAACCATAACATATTTGGTCACACCTGATatcttaatattgagaaataaCATGTTTAGGGTATCAAACATGctctttaaataaatttcaatgaattACTATTGGGGAGGTGCTACATAAAACAAACTTCTTTAAGGTGATTGTTGTACTTTTCAAATTCTTTTGACAATAGttgtcaatcaataaaaaaatgaaaacatgaaaatgagaggATAAATGGCTTTGCGTCACACCGAAGCAAAATTTTGCTATAacttaaatcaaacaaaataacagaacaaaatcaAATAGAACAACTttaaaacttctgaatattaataaaacaacttTCAGGTCTTGAAGTATCGATTAGAATAACAAATTATTCATAGACTCCAAAACCTGCATCAAGGATACGACCAAACAGTCATTCCTTGgtaatacctttaaaaaaaatcttaccccTTAACACCGAACCCCAAACTGGGAAGAAAAAGACACTCCCCCGCCGATGCAGGTGCACAAATTTCAGTTAAATAATTCAATCAACAGCAGCAGGTGGCGGAGacaggttaaaaaataaaaaaaagaaagtgcttTGGCATCGCATACGACGATTCAAGCCAGAAGGCAAACCGTAATTTACGAATGTAGATATACCAGTAAACTGTATTGGGGTTAAGTTACAACGTATAAAAAGGTCATGAATAATGATTTCCTTATGTAGAAAACTaactggaaaaaattacaaagatatgAAAGAAATTCTGATACCACCAACATACAAGCAACACATTCACTTCGTATTGGAATTATGCAAAACAGCAGTGCAGTGGAGGAGTAAAGAGTCCGGTCATTTTTCAAGAGTTCCCCCTGACGAAGTTTTTTACCGTTAACCCTCACGTTCAACTCTCTCCTATCTGGTTCATCGGGAGGGGAGACTTaatcattaataaatgaatacgtTTAGGCTAGCCCAGGTTGTATACGCGAGATATTAATGCTGTAAGTGTGCTTTAACACGCaggtacatacttacatatatataaaccaaccacaaaatatgtaaaaaattattttttaactaatTATGCACatggaattttcatattttcgtgtattaagccacaaataacccaaTCATGCCCAAAGGGAATCGTAAATGAATCTACTTGATCAAAATGCAATCATAAAAGATTCTAGTGACCACGACGACGAACACAcgcatactgtatatctataatacataaataccgtatatacatatatattcacatatatatatatatatatatatatatatatacacacacacatatatatatatatatatatatatatatatatatatatatatatatatatatatatatatatacacacacacaaaacccacacatatacatatgtgtgtgtgtgtgaattaaaaCTGATTGCTACCATAATGGTAGTATGAGGTAGCAACTGAACATTACTGCTTTGACGAGGTGCCACTTGCTTTGGAATTCTAATGCATCGTATGCCAGCCTTGGCAGGGCAGAAGTACCCTAACAGGCAGATGAGTTTCCGTCCTTGAGGCCAATAGCAACCAAATATACTAGGTCAGTGCTTTTACTAAGGACTTTTATGCCGCGGCAGTAAGTTGGTACAACTTGTACATTTAACCCTAGGAGGTGCTAAGGGTTTAAAATAGGGGTAAGATGTACACTGAGGCATAGAAGTTCAGAGTGAAAGGTGAACGATGCCCTAGTGGAGTAAATATCCCCAAATGGCTGATGAACTTCTCCTGAGGCCTATAGTATCCACCATCTCTATCTTTGTTGAAtgcaatgaaagagaaataattgcACCCTGGCTGCTCTGAATAGTGAAGGTTACTGGACGGCCtaaactgttttgatatttaaaaataaaaaaggttgggGTCTTGAATGTGTATGGATGTTGGTGTAGAAGATGAGATGTGTTTGCTAAGTGATTTAACTAGTTAGCTTAAGAGGAGAAAGGTAGATGTTTTGGCATTTGATGAGGCAATGTGACAGAATAGTGTGCGCACCAATACGAGAGTCAAGGAGTTACTGTATCTAGGTTAAAACGAATGACTGTCGAGTTTGTAAAGTacacactacagtatatatatatatatatatatatatatatatatatatatatatatatatatatatatatatatatatatatatatatataatatatatagcattaaagTAATTTCTCGAACTTTAAAAGCATGAAACAAAACGGCTTCAACTGCTTTCTAGAAAAGTCTCGCTTGACGCAAGCCTACAGGGTCGATAAGAAGGACACAAACGTGAATTTCAACTGTAAAACGCCTGTATCATTTGAGATAGCCATGCTACTCTGAAGCACcggagagaaagatatataagaaaaagtgaATAACTAAGACCTTTAGATCCCCAGGAGGCCTGCAAGCGATCACCGAAAAGACAACGATACAAGAGCATAATAAATAGTTACTGCCAAGTTCAAGTTTTAATCGCCGAATCAGAGATGAAAAGTCAatcagaaaacttccacatcatcTGCTGTTTAACGTTACCTTACACACTCCACACTACATTTTAAATAACGTAATGGCTTTGTGATTATTGCTTTTgcctttaaaaaaattcccctaaTGCACAGGAACAactatttttctcactttttggaACCTTTGCTTATCTAGACATCTTAAACCCATTGTAAATTCATTTACAACATTTCACTTGTTGCCCCATCAGCTCCTGATGCTTTCCCATCCTCCAGCTTTTTAAATTGGCTTCCTTGTATCTTCATTTGTCATTTTCGTGCATCCTTGGAGTTACATTCACCCTTCCCAAACTGATTTCATTAAGATCTACCTCTTTTCTATCATCCACATCAACAACTCTTCACAAATTTTCAGTCAACTGATAGAGAACTGTTTTCTTTGCCGATGTCAACTCTTCTACTTGCATCTTGTACGTCCAAATCCATTTGCTCAGTAACTGTTTTCTCTGCGTTAGCTTCCCTATAGTACAATTTCTTTTCCTCCCTATAAATAAGGGATCATGTGTATCACTGCTTTGTATTACTTCTTAATCTTTCCCACTTACTTTATTCTTGGATACTTAATTCATCCTTTTGTTTGTATACATTCAATCTT
Coding sequences:
- the LOC136831203 gene encoding selenoprotein N-like isoform X2, with translation MNISQLNSKDDASEEDKSENETKISGAAHQDVKVGGSQKECREAPRGVVRNQAFLAVLSVAVGIVCLWFQDHPYEPQIGISSHANISNVVTLKTHFVPLDPKAFSSFVDSKESRTSLHGILNWKSASVSWKWVHHQYFAPLLPPSAVSKDPAFVWRILPDDTSQEVMYSSKYVAPPPSGPVEELLHGLLSLFHPQPFLYSRYGPRGAAGIIRAKSFDCVDILLRLHAEYQLNPPSRRPLWFTPAAFIGRLVMNTTDSTVKHFSLHVPTDKPLNVDLEWLIGPDEDKDMEVTITFLPEMSLEVEDTDSGGITWLDEISHSKALDLLEKELYKYKQVDYLNFSEAYLKGSSEGKPVHTLVLWGSLADQSC
- the LOC136831203 gene encoding selenoprotein N-like isoform X1 — its product is MNISQLNSKDDASEEDKSENETKISGAAHQDVKVGGSQKECREAPRGVVRNQAFLAVLSVAVGIVCLWFQDHPYEPQIGISSHANISNVVTLKTHFVPLDPKAFSSFVDSKESRTSLHGILNWKSASVSWKWVHHQYFAPLLPPSAVSKDPAFVWRILPDDTSQEVMYSSKYVAPPPSGPVEELLHGLLSLFHPQPFLYSRYGPRGAAGIIRAKSFDCVDILLRLHAEYQLNPPSRRPLWFTPAAFIGRLVMNTTDSTVKHFSLHVPTDKPLNVDLEWLIGPDEDKDMEVTITFLPEMSLEVEDTDSGGITWLDEISHSKALDLLEKELYKYKQYMVGVVIVGCSHSCSSKASLAVIEKKNITLIPINKTGWITSISQKLT